One genomic region from Rosa rugosa chromosome 1, drRosRugo1.1, whole genome shotgun sequence encodes:
- the LOC133708486 gene encoding uncharacterized protein LOC133708486 — protein MVMLVYGGLLTFRLPDCPAVAQLTTKIKHLPSVLHKKDKHSLKGLQAMVQRRKRLLKYLWRSDWVSYCLVLSKLGLRDTPDYKQEYKKHYKN, from the exons ATGGTGATGCTGGTTTACGGAGGTCTATTAACCTTTCGTCTTCCTGATTGTCCTGCAGTGGCACAACTCACAACTAagatcaagcatttgccttcaGTTTTACACAAAAAG GATAAGCACTCTCTTAAGGGTCTTCAAGCAATGGTGCAGAGGCGGAAGAGATTATTGAAGTATCTTTGGCGGAGTGATTGGGTTTCTTACTGCCTTGTTCTCTCCAAACTTGGCCTTCGGGACACACCAGATTACAAACAAGAATACAAGAAACATTACAAGAACTAG